A segment of the Anaerolineae bacterium genome:
AAATCAACCGGACATTGTGACCTTTTCGTACCGGGTAGGGAGGCGGGAGAGGTTTCTGACGCATCCGTTCCATTTTTCACATGCTCAGAAGGCGTTTGGAGAGCTTGCAGTTGCTTCCGGTACTGAAAAATCAATTTGATGAGTTCTGTTTTAGGCAAGCTTTTTAGTTGATGAGCATCCATATTTTTCTAGCCAATTACCGATAATGACCGGGCCACCTGACGGGCAAATTCCACCAAATCTCTCTTGTCCGGGTAGATCACCAGCTTGTCAAACACGTTCCCTAATCCCAAATCAGTTATTTCAGTTTCAGGTAAAGGCCCAACCACAAACCTGGCATTATTGACGCAAGCTCGTTCGCAAAAATCGGGCCAGGCGGGAATATCCCTGAGTTGTGAAGTTCCTGATGACGCACAGGGAATAATCAGGCAGATAGCGTTGTCGGCCAGGGGCAATGCCTGCTCCAGGGTTAAATCGGGCACTAACACCAACCCTTGCGCCCCGCACAATCGCTGGGGGCTTAAACCAATCACTTTGACCCTTAAGCCAGCCTTGCGCATTTCGGTAACAAAAATAATAGCCGTTGTTTCTTCAAATTTATCTCCCCACAACACAAAAATATAATCCTGAGTTTTGATAGTTGATTTTTTCATTATTCTCAACAATACCCCAATACGTCATCAACAACCTCTAATAACTGCATTGGCGAGAAGGGTTTTTTAAGATAATGGGTCAGGCCTAACTGTTTGAGATGACGTCTTATATCCGGTGGAGGATGGCCGCTGATGAGTACGATCCCGGTGCGGGGCCAACGTTTATAAACATTGTAGGCCAGTTCCAGGCCATTCATTCCGGGCAATTGATAATCAATAATAACCAGGTTAAA
Coding sequences within it:
- a CDS encoding response regulator, whose protein sequence is MHTNMQILVVDDEPAIRLLLKHIFKTLRPDYRVSTAIDGPEALIELQQQLFNLVIIDYQLPGMNGLELAYNVYKRWPRTGIVLISGHPPPDIRRHLKQLGLTHYLKKPFSPMQLLEVVDDVLGYC